The Chanos chanos chromosome 6, fChaCha1.1, whole genome shotgun sequence genome includes a region encoding these proteins:
- the LOC115814002 gene encoding anionic trypsin-like has translation MALFELPVTSETGLTTIGLPTNCPAPNTETYRLMGWSSTKKKGSFKNAFKLDIPKHLQCADMKLQAECVPFTATEKQLIKYGQEKVICAKGEHGQKKGKVNAGGAAVSGDSGGSLVYNENGTPVLYGMTVEGHGDPEVESRFMDVCSFTEWIKTTAG, from the exons ATGGCACTCTTTGAACTGCCTGTGACATCAGAAACTGGACTGACGACGATTGGTCTGCCGACTAACTGCCCCGCCCCAAATACAGAGACGTACAGGCTGATGGGCTGGTCTTctacgaaaaaaaaaggat CTTTCAAGAATGCATTCAAATTGGATATACCCAAGCATCTGCAGTGTGCGGATATGAAACTTCAAGCTGAATGTGTCCCGTTTACTGCCACTGAGAAACAGCTGATTAAATATGGCCAAGAGAAAGTCATTTGTGCCAAAGGTGAACATGGtcagaaaaaagggaaagttAATGCTGGTGGAGCagctgtctct GGTGATTCTGGGGGAAGTCTGGTCTATAATGAGAATGGAACTCCAGTACTGTATGGAATGACTGTTGAAGGCCATGGAGACCCAGAAGTGGAGTCTCGCTTTATGGATGTCTGTTCCTTTACAGAATGGATCAAAACTACAGCTG GATAG